In a single window of the Palaemon carinicauda isolate YSFRI2023 chromosome 10, ASM3689809v2, whole genome shotgun sequence genome:
- the LOC137648801 gene encoding zinc finger protein 845-like, with translation MEPLKCVVCREKFRSEDQQIFIQASITQLTPLKEIVESALNRELRATDIMCKQCLNLFDEKDRLQKMATDINSHVLNKIKDSSKIVPNGPATISITVGETSANESIREELERQYKNISLGELRDLSSGILNMKETLDSSQVIIKRKRGRPRKSVNRQIGENSGQSKKVNGRHNEENSDRPPLMVHERQKRKRSEKFNTFLEVLKGERDFYIIDEDKEEPKTAKRRGGRKKRILDPNITYVGSYKSEDALNRMCIIQLTDTAGQENLLQTTVKDNGKLNLAEVVEEILGIDSNDETSLINNIDPMGHVEDDLIKVIDFMDTNNVGRTEDDIDLKEFNLNEDELDIKEEQIDWSLDDIGDRQAIKRELIMVNDKKSDQNKKDLPVNQIKKCREPLTSKPSIEVADIEVLNSVVPNLEVTITHSNDDTLHYVVSTHDDLGVVENSLSFDSLVRGKSKEEIQEHLEKFRCKLCQKVFPNKELARLHAQADHKESIPSANDKPYGCGECNRKFPTAKGRDSHVLMHLRYNPVQCEECSLAFNSYRPLERHLRNEHDKDPTLHCNQCEEEFVLGSSLKLHVEIAHQSSNKKNTRLASNVHSRKLMNNVSRKLGPIRKAKKYRLVDKIKSNRLFECPLCQEKIFGIRAIKTHHKKVHDNQEYTCKFCKYKSHCLSTYDRHMVKVHKASTVVLYHCLKCKKGFQDPTDLEEHHLLFHHAEKTFRCRFCGEAFTCVPMLRFHSKTHVAFSCEVCHLGFMKEEALEEHTKNVHTSDHTFSSADVSSRDAGKENKKGTLKSGKESDPESQNDNSGVDSRVLEIGCDGTVNVKEESKVESESTIIPSEDVTLHLQQTREGGLEEMDMLNPLRGHKVKDLPKKMNCPVCNKVLTTKFLKTHMLSHKGELPHKCNVCGKAYAQGTLLRKHMKNRHYEEFLKMGNKNPKKHKVSCEYCDSIYDDIYALEDHLWKHISVKTYECADCKIKFGMESNLREHYKSHYFKEGQFCPICKREFKSIGYYNEHVEKCQNRWKCEQCGLECFSQGYYKKHQRAEHGGENTVRYQCNLCEKSFIERHRYDDHLITHSSERAYSCLICEKQFKRQRPLNDHILRCHSGNQLTCSYCRKQFSTQQELVAHKKTHRREYPCNSCGHVYMSKESLTNHLMVNHCETNPHSCNICGQSFVKQANLKAHMVTHNANTPNICPVDDCHKMFRTEAILRNHVARRHNELSYLCPICDRKFGLESDQIRHMTTHTKGTSFPCLICGNNFKTEASLDRHVLIHTQEKPYECGICQHTSFSRQQIIRHIHSEHGILDYLSHIVVKRWRCSGCGKMFVVRTSLLRHLEEHAAHGVNAEGFAVKTTSSASAGADGTTVISSESAATTSAFIDQMSTLSWDDITTLLRLHIFTDKAAADGKTLAAADVWQCPGCLLATQREDEMRDHLISTPLCQEAVILQMADGLQNADEVEENNPGEQGSSGERVGNGNVLQLTSNEGELQYVIVQEEESTAKLSKEMIKVEHEENEEGESMPILVNMDESIQQLLQQPGHGDIQIVVENSTPLKHLLEDSQDQDEQNDGVVHASSSIVQDNLPDSTTILNGSEVLLQTADGQLLLQQTVGGVTQYQLVEGVPTGSEEEESSLTLIQSSPTTLPAGEFIEELQSQCM, from the coding sequence atggAGCCCTTGAAGTGTGTTGTATGTAGGGAGAAGTTCCGTAGTGAAGATCAGCAAATTTTCATCCAAGCGAGCATCACACAACTAACCCCTTTAAAAGAAATTGTGGAATCAGCACTGAATCGAGAGCTTCGAGCTACTGATATAATGTGTAAGCAGTGTTTGAATTTGTTTGATGAAAAGGATAGGTTACAGAAAATGGCAACAGATATCAATAGTCATGTTTTGAATAAAATCAAGGATTCATCAAAAATTGTTCCTAATGGACCAGCAACTATTTCCATCACAGTTGGAGAAACTTCAGCAAATGAAAGTATCAGGGAAGAGTTGGAAAGACAGTATAAAAATATCAGTTTAGGAGAATTAAGAGATTTGAGCTCTGGTATTCTAAATATGAAGGAAACCTTAGATTCTTCACAAGTGATTATTAAGAGGAAAAGAGGTCGACCGAGAAAGTCAGTCAATCGTCAGATTGGAGAAAATTCAGGTCAATCAAAAAAGGTCAATGGTCGGCACAATGAAGAAAATTCTGATCGCCCACCACTAATGGTACATGAACGTCAGAAGAGAAAACGTTCGGAGAAATTTAATACTTTTCTAGAGGTTTTGAAAGGGGAGAGGGATTTTTACATTATAGATGAGGATAAAGAAGAGCCTAAGACTGCCAAGAGAAGAGGAGGAAGGAAGAAACGCATCCTTGATCCCAACATAACCTATGTAGGAAGTTATAAGAGTGAGGATGCATTGAATAGAATGTGCATTATCCAGCTAACAGATACAGCAGGTCAAGAAAATCTGCTTCAAACTACAGTTAAGGATAATGGTAAACTTAACTTGGCCGAAGTTGTGGAGGAAATTTTAGGGATAGATTCTAATGATGAAACATCTTTGATTAATAACATTGATCCAATGGGTCATGTTGAAGATGATCTCATCAAAGTGATTGACTTTATGGATACAAATAATGTTGGAAGAACTGAAGATGATATAGATTTGAAGGAATTTAACTTGAATGAAGATGAACTTGATATTAAGGAAGAACAAATTGACTGGTCCCTAGATGACATTGGAGACCGTCAGGCAATTAAGAGAGAATTAATAATGGTGAATGATAAAAAATCAGATCAGAATAAAAAAGATTTACCGGTGAACCAAATTAAGAAATGCAGAGAGCCATTAACTTCAAAACCATCCATAGAAGTAGCAGACATTGAAGTCCTGAATTCTGTTGTGCCAAACTTGGAGGTCACCATAACACACAGTAACGATGACACTCTTCATTATGTAGTGAGCACTCATGATGATTTGGGAGTTGTGGAAAATTCTTTGTCCTTTGATAGTTTAGTTCGAGGCAAATCAAAAGAGGAAATTCAAGAACATCTAGAAAAGTTTAGATGCAAGCTTTGTCAAAAAGTATTTCCAAACAAGGAGTTGGCACGGTTGCATGCTCAGGCAGATCACAAGGAGAGTATTCCATCCGCTAATGATAAACCTTACGGTTGTGGCGAATGCAATAGAAAATTTCCAACGGCAAAAGGTCGGGACAGTCACGTGCTAATGCATCTCCGATACAATCCAGTACAGTGCGAAGAGTGTAGTCTTGCATTTAACAGTTATCGTCCCCTAGAGCGACATTTACGTAACGAGCACGATAAAGATCCAACGTTGCATTGTAACCAATGTGAAGAGGAATTTGTATTAGGAAGTTCCCTAAAGCTTCATGTAGAGATAGCACACCAGTCATCCAACAAGAAAAATACCAGACTTGCGAGTAATGTTCACAGTCGTAAATTAATGAATAATGTTAGTCGTAAATTAGGTCCCATTCGTAAAGCCAAAAAATATAGATTAGTTGATAAGATAAAGAGTAATAGGTTATTTGAGTGTCCATTGTGTCAGGAAAAGATTTTTGGGATAAGAGCTATTAAAACTCATCATAAGAAAGTTCATGATAATCAGGAATACACTTGTAAGTTTTGTAAGTACAAGAGTCATTGTTTAAGTACTTATGATCGTCACATGGTTAAAGTTCACAAGGCTTCCACTGTTGTACTATATCATTGTCTAAAATGTAAGAAAGGTTTCCAGGATCCCACGGACTTAGAggaacaccatctattgtttcatCATGCAGAGAAAACATTCAGGTGTCGGTTTTGTGGAGAAGCTTTTACTTGTGTGCCTATGTTGAGATTTCACAGCAAAACTCATGTTGCTTTTTCTTGTGAAGTGTGTCATTTAGGTTTCATGAAAGAAGAGGCTTTGGAAGAGCACACTAAGAATGTTCATACTTCTGATCACACTTTTAGTTCAGCAGATGTTTCTTCCAGGGATgcaggaaaagaaaataagaagggCACCCTCAAATCTGGCAAAGAATCTGACCCAGAAAGTCAGAATGATAATTCTGGTGTTGATTCCAGAGTTTTGGAGATAGGCTGCGATGGGACAGTTAATGTTAAAGAAGAAAGTAAGGTGGAGAGTGAGAGTACTATCATTCCTTCAGAAGATGTCACATTACATTTGCAGCAGACGAGGGAAGGTGGTCTCGAGGAAATGGATATGCTCAACCCTCTCAGGGGGCACAAGGTAAAAGATTTGCCCAAAAAGATGAACTGTCCTGTTTGCAATAAAGTTTTAACCACAAAGTTCCTGAAGACACACATGCTTAGTCACAAAGGGGAATTACCCCATAAGTGCAATGTATGTGGGAAAGCTTACGCTCAAGGAACTCTTCTGCGGAAACACATGAAGAATCGCCATTATGAAGAATTTTTGAAAATGGGAAACAAAAACCCAAAGAAACATAAAGTGAGTTGTGAGTATTGTGATagtatatatgatgatatatatgcaTTAGAAGATCATTTATGGAAACACATAAGTGTTAAAACTTATGAGTGTGCCGATTGTAAGATAAAGTTTGGCATGGAAAGCAATTTACGAGAACATTACAAGAGTCATTATTTTAAAGAAGGACAGTTTTGTCCCATTTGCAAAAGGGAATTCAAGTCTATTGGATATTACAATGAACATGTAGAGAAGTGTCAGAATCGTTGGAAATGCGAGCAGTGTGGTTTAGAATGTTTTTCTCAGGGTTATTATAAAAAACATCAAAGAGCAGAGCACGGTGGCGAGAATACCGTTCGTTATCAGTGTAATCTGTGTGAGAAGTCTTTTATCGAGCGTCATCGCTATGATGACCACTTAATCACTCATTCCTCCGAAAGAGCTTATTCATGCCTCATATGTGAAAAACAATTTAAACGTCAGCGGCCTTTGAATGATCACATACTTCGGTGTCATTCAGGGAATCAGCTTACATGTTCGTACTGTCGGAAACAATTTTCAACCCAGCAGGAACTTGTTGCACACAAGAAGACTCATCGCAGAGAGTACCCTTGCAATTCTTGTGGTCATGTGTATATGTCGAAGGAATCTTTAACAAATCACTTAATGGTGAACCATTGTGAAACAAATCCCCATAGTTGTAATATTTGTGGACAGTCATTTGTTAAACAAGCTAACTTGAAAGCTCACATGGTTACTCATAATGCAAATACGCCTAATATTTGCCCCGTGGATGATTGTCATAAGATGTTTCGTACAGAGGCCATATTACGCAACCACGTTGCTCGTCGTCATAATGAACTTTCGTACTTGTGCCCGATATGTGATCGTAAATTTGGTTTAGAATCCGATCAGATTCGCCATATGACTACTCACACTAAAGGGACATCATTCCCATGTTTGATTTGTGGAAATAATTTTAAGACAGAGGCATCATTAGATCGACACGTGTTAATTCACACTCAAGAAAAACCATATGAATGTGGAATTTGTCAGCACACATCTTTCTCTCGTCAGCAGATTATACGCCATATACATTCAGAGCATGGAATATTGGATTATCTCTCGCACATTGTGGTTAAACGTTGGCGATGTTCAGGATGTGGCAAGATGTTTGTGGTACGTACTTCATTGCTACGTCATTTAGAGGAGCATGCTGCCCATGGCGTTAATGCCGAGGGatttgcagtaaagaccacttcaTCAGCATCAGCTGGAGCTGATGGCACAACTGTTATTAGTTCAGAATCTGCTGCAACTACTAGTGCCTTTATTGACCAAATGTCAACTCTAAGTTGGGACGATATTACAACATTGTTGCGTTTGCATATTTTCACTGATAAAGCAGCTGCTGATGGGAAAACTTTAGCTGCAGCAGATGTATGGCAATGTCCTGGTTGTCTTTTAGCAACACAGAGAGAAGATGAAATGAGGGACCACTTGATATCCACCCCTTTGTGCCAGGAAGCTGTTATTTTACAAATGGCTGATGGACTGCAGAATGCTGATGAGGTGGAAGAGAATAATCCTGGTGAGCAAGGTTCAAGCGGAGAGAGAGTAGGTAATGGGAATGTTTTACAGTTGACAAGCAATGAAGGTGAACTGCAGTATGTCATAGTTCAAGAAGAGGAAAGTACTGCAAAGCTTTCTAAAGAAATGATAAAAGTAGAGcatgaagaaaatgaagaaggggaaagtaTGCCCATTCTGGTGAATATGGATGAAAGCATTCAACAACTACTTCAGCAGCCAGGGCATGGGGATATTCAGATTGTTGTGGAGAACTCTACCCCACTGAAACATCTTTTGGAGGACAGTCAAGACCAGGATGAACAAAATGATGGAGTAGTACATGCTTCAAGTAGCATAGTTCAAGATAACCTTCCCGATTCCACAACTATACTTAATGGATCCGAGGTATTACTGCAGACTGCTGATGGTCAGTTGCTACTCCAACAGACCGTTGGTGGCGTGACCCAATACCAGTTAGTTGAAGGAGTTCCTACAGGCTCTGAAGAGGAAGAATCCTCTCTAACTCTTATCCAGTCATCACCAACCACTCTTCCTGCTGGTGAGTTCATAGAAGAATTGCAGTCACAGTGCATGTAA